A window of the Candidatus Abyssobacteria bacterium SURF_5 genome harbors these coding sequences:
- a CDS encoding tetratricopeptide repeat protein gives MSAAHVVMHKCSLARSSLLNAQCIRRRSAFLLLTACACLCAFAFSSCARVTPPPTQIERAGEQMSRGIELYRKGDNVGALGKFNEALRSSILVDYREGVAEAHNNIGAVYLEQGKTERALDSFQKALSAYAALNSPRGIATAQVNVASAYSALNQKGQAERNLMDALEITESNKLPALRAKVLNNLGILAKEKGNLQEAKDLYQQALKLNENVGDQLAVAENLTNLGTLSLAMNDPDAALDLYERALEIDKQLEASTAIGIDLFNIAAAYQVKEDYASALRYYTRALDIFSLHQNDRRMAETLYRMGLVRQKTGDVKKAQEHLETAHELASAAGLKELDEMVVSELNSL, from the coding sequence ATGAGTGCGGCGCATGTGGTGATGCACAAATGCTCTCTCGCGCGCTCTTCTCTCCTGAATGCTCAATGCATCCGCAGAAGAAGCGCCTTCCTTCTCCTCACCGCTTGCGCATGCTTATGTGCCTTTGCATTCTCTTCCTGCGCGCGCGTGACGCCGCCCCCAACCCAGATCGAGCGGGCGGGCGAACAAATGAGCAGGGGGATCGAATTGTATCGCAAGGGCGATAATGTCGGCGCCTTGGGCAAATTCAACGAGGCTTTGCGCAGCAGCATCCTGGTTGACTACCGGGAGGGCGTCGCCGAAGCCCACAACAACATCGGCGCCGTTTACCTCGAGCAGGGCAAAACCGAGCGGGCGCTCGACAGTTTCCAAAAGGCGCTTTCCGCCTATGCCGCCCTCAATAGTCCTCGAGGGATTGCAACCGCGCAGGTCAACGTGGCTTCAGCTTATTCAGCACTGAATCAAAAAGGGCAGGCCGAACGAAATTTAATGGATGCGCTGGAGATTACCGAGTCAAACAAATTGCCGGCTCTTCGGGCGAAAGTGCTGAATAATCTGGGGATACTCGCGAAAGAAAAGGGAAATCTGCAAGAGGCGAAGGACCTTTATCAGCAAGCGTTGAAACTGAATGAAAACGTTGGAGATCAACTCGCCGTCGCGGAAAATCTGACGAATCTGGGAACGCTTTCCCTCGCCATGAATGACCCGGATGCCGCCCTCGATCTCTATGAGCGCGCCCTCGAAATCGACAAGCAGCTCGAAGCCTCAACCGCCATCGGGATCGACCTCTTTAATATCGCCGCCGCTTATCAGGTCAAGGAGGATTATGCAAGCGCCCTTCGCTATTACACGAGAGCGCTCGACATTTTCAGCCTCCATCAGAATGACCGCCGCATGGCTGAAACCCTCTACAGAATGGGATTGGTAAGACAAAAGACCGGAGACGTGAAGAAAGCGCAGGAACATCTGGAAACCGCGCATGAACTGGCTTCCGCGGCAGGGTTGAAAGAATTGGATGAGATGGTCGTTTCGGAGTTGAATTCGCTGTAA
- a CDS encoding MCE family protein has product MAKRRRMTETIVGLFVLSSLLLLLVLVIFIGRQQNIFQERYQIQGFFGSVGGLQAGADVQLAGITVGYVKDITFGPNNKVKVVMSITKSQMQRIRADSIASIKTFGLMGDRYVAITVGSEDEQIIPPDGVIKTQEFVELTDALEAARPTMENLENTMRNISALTDRLASPDSDVATILRNIKIMTDNMRQGEGTIGALVQRNDLYEKTNEVLDTTQETMDNFRTVSANAQMASSDLPSLMENLKTSLQKMEEFSVDASAAATELYQLMGSGKVVMEDAQAITGNLKAASEDIKEVTPRLAPLVESADEGVGEAKEVIEAARRSWLFGGPKPPPAAGPMAVGERDTARPEVAQ; this is encoded by the coding sequence ATGGCTAAGCGAAGGAGAATGACGGAAACGATCGTGGGCCTTTTCGTCCTGTCGTCACTCTTGCTGCTGCTCGTCCTCGTCATTTTTATCGGAAGACAACAGAACATCTTTCAGGAGCGGTATCAGATACAGGGCTTCTTTGGATCGGTCGGCGGACTGCAGGCGGGCGCCGATGTGCAATTGGCGGGCATAACCGTCGGATACGTCAAGGACATCACGTTCGGGCCAAACAATAAAGTCAAGGTGGTCATGAGCATCACAAAAAGTCAGATGCAGCGCATTCGCGCCGATTCCATCGCCTCCATTAAAACGTTCGGTCTCATGGGAGACCGCTATGTCGCCATCACTGTCGGCTCGGAAGACGAACAGATTATTCCGCCCGACGGCGTGATCAAGACGCAGGAGTTTGTCGAGTTGACCGACGCCCTCGAAGCGGCGCGGCCCACCATGGAGAATCTCGAAAACACCATGCGAAACATCTCCGCCCTCACCGATCGGCTCGCCAGCCCCGACAGCGACGTCGCCACAATCTTGCGAAATATCAAAATCATGACCGACAATATGCGGCAGGGGGAAGGCACCATCGGCGCACTCGTCCAGCGAAACGATCTCTATGAAAAAACCAACGAAGTCCTCGACACCACTCAGGAAACCATGGATAATTTCAGAACGGTATCAGCCAATGCGCAAATGGCCTCTTCCGACCTCCCATCGCTTATGGAAAACCTGAAAACCTCCTTGCAGAAGATGGAAGAGTTTTCTGTAGATGCCTCCGCCGCCGCGACTGAGCTTTATCAGCTCATGGGTTCCGGAAAAGTCGTTATGGAAGATGCGCAGGCCATAACGGGAAATCTGAAAGCGGCTTCGGAAGACATTAAAGAGGTCACCCCGCGGCTCGCACCGCTGGTCGAATCCGCCGATGAGGGGGTTGGCGAAGCGAAAGAGGTTATCGAGGCCGCAAGAAGAAGCTGGCTCTTCGGCGGCCCCAAACCGCCACCCGCGGCCGGACCAATGGCGGTCGGTGAGCGCGATACGGCTCGCCCCGAGGTGGCCCAATGA
- a CDS encoding 4Fe-4S ferredoxin, with protein sequence MLPVITVDNEKCIGPLDCGNCLRTCPMMVFITGPTKIWKFRETDRKDYQVYARYYDQCITCRKCEEGCPGEAITVSVAGMADAPAGDSMEAPSPE encoded by the coding sequence ATGCTTCCAGTCATAACCGTCGATAATGAGAAATGCATCGGGCCGTTAGATTGCGGGAACTGTCTGCGGACGTGTCCAATGATGGTTTTTATCACCGGGCCTACGAAGATATGGAAATTCCGCGAGACCGATCGGAAAGATTATCAAGTATATGCGCGCTATTACGATCAGTGCATTACGTGCCGCAAGTGCGAGGAAGGATGTCCGGGAGAAGCGATAACGGTTTCTGTTGCCGGCATGGCGGATGCGCCCGCCGGCGACTCGATGGAGGCGCCCTCGCCGGAATAA